The sequence CGACTGGGACACCGTCCTGAACGTGCATCTGCGTGGCTCGTTCCTGATGACCAAGGCCGTGCAGAAGCACATGGTCGACGCCGGCTTCGGGCGTGTCGTCAACCTGTCCTCCTCCTCGGCGCTCGGCAACCGCGGCCAGGCCAACTACTCGGCCGCCAAGGCGGGTCTCCAGGGCTTCACCAAGACCCTCGCCATCGAGCTCGGCAAGTTCGGCATCACCGCCAACGCCGTCGCCCCCGGTTTCATCGCCACCGAGATGACCAAGGCCACCGCCGACCGCGTCGGCATGGGCTTCGATGACTTCAAGAAGGCCGCCGCGGGCGCCATCCCGGTGCAGCGCGTCGGCGAGCCCGAGGACATCGCCAACGCCATCGCCTTCTTCACCGGCGAGGCGGCCGGATTCGTCTCCGGCCAGGTGCTGTACGTCGCCGGCGGACCGCTCGACTAGGGGACACCGCACATGACTTCCGCAGAACTCCCGCCCCTGTCCGGCAAGGTCGCCCTCGTCACCGGCGCCAGCCGCGGCATCGGCTACGGCGTCGCCGAGGCCCTCGTCGCACGCGGCGACCGGGTGTGCATCACCGGCCGCAACGAGGACGCGCTCAAGGAGGCCGTCGACAAGCTCGGCGCCGACCGGGTCATCGGCGTGGCCGGCAAGGCGCACGACCTCGACCACCAGAGCGAGGCCGTCGAGCGCACCATGGAGGCCTTCGGTCGCCTCGACCACCTGGTCAACAACGCGGGCACCAACCCGGTGTTCGGGCCCATCGCGGACCTGGACCTGAACGTCGCCCGCAAGGTCTTCGAGACCAATGTGATCTCCGCCCTCGGCTTCGCCCAGAAGACCTGGCACGCCTGGCAGAAGGACAACGGCGGCGCGATCGTCAACATCGCCTCGATCGCGGGCCTCGCGCCCTCGCCGTTCATCGGCGCCTACGGCGTCAGCAAGGCCGCGATGATCAACCTGACCCAGCAGCTGGCGCACGAGTTCGCGCCCAAGGTGCGGGTCAACGCGATCGCCCCGGCCGTGGTCAAGACCAAGTTCGCCCAGGCCCTGTACGAGGGCCGCGAGGAGGAGGCCGCCGCCTCCTACCCGCTGGGCCGGCTCGGCGTGCCGTCCGACATCGGCGGCGCCGCGGCTTTCCTCACCTCCGCGCAGTCCGACTGGGTCACCGGTCAGACCCTCGTCGTGGACGGTGGACTCTTCCTCAACGCCGGGGTGTGACACCAGCTCCCGGGCGCCGGAATCCGGACGGACCGGCGCCCGGGACACCGCCCATCGGACACCGGGCGGGATGACAACGACGTCATCGCCTTTTCGATCAAGTGGCCATGTTCCAGGGGAGGTTGGGCGCGCTGGCGCTGCGGTAAGGTCTGCCGACCTTGGTAGGCGGATCGAGGAGCGTGCGCGTGTTCAACCGGAACCGATTCCTGCGGAGAGTCGCGGCGATCGCGTCCGTGTCGCTGGTCGCCGGCGGCTGCGGTCTGCTGTCCGACGGGGACTCGGGCAAGGGGGGCCCGATCGTGGTCGGCACCACCAGCGCGCCCAGCACACTGGATCCGGCCGGAGCCTGGGACGGTTCCTGGGAGCTGTACCGGAACATCTACCAGACCCTCCTCGCCTACCCGAACGGCGCGACGACCCCCCAGCCCGACGCCGCCCGGAGCTGCTCCTTCGCCGACTCCTCCAGCCGCACCTACCGCTGCACGCTGCGCGCCGGACTGAAGTTCGCCGACGGCGACCCGCTGGACGCCGAGGCGGTCAAGTACTCCGTCGACCGCATCCGCGCCATCAACGCGCCCGCCGGACCCGCGGGACTGCTCGGCAGCCTCGACAGCGTGGAGACCTCCGGCGACCGCGAGGTCGTCTTCCACCTCGGCAAGTCCGACGCCACCTTCCCGTTCGTGCTGGCCACCCCGGCCCTGTCCATCGTGGATCCCAAGGACTACCCGGCCCGCGCCCTGCGCACGGACCCGGTGGCCGACGGCTCGGGGCCGTACAAGCTCCAGTCGTACCAGGAGGGCCGGCAGGCCGTCCTCACCGGCAACGGCAACTACCACGGCTTCGCCCGGCGGCAGAACGACGCGGTGACCATCCGCTACTTCCAGGACTCCGCCGGGATGGTCAAGGCACTGCGCGACAAGCAGATCGACGTCACCTACCGCGGTCTCGGCGCCGACGACATCCTCGCGCTCCAGCAGCAGGGCAACTCCGACCTCCAGCTCGTGGACGGCGCCGGCACGGACATCAGCTACCTGGTGTTCGACCCCAAGGACCCCTGGGCCGGGCGGCCCGCCGTGCGCAAGGCGATCGCCCAGCTCGTGGACCGGGGCGCGATCGCCCACAAGGTGTACAAGGACACCGTCGACCCGCTGTACTCGATGGTCCCCAAGGGCCTGGTCGGCCACACCACCGCCTTCTTCGACGAGTACGGCGACCCGAGCACCAGAAAGGCCCGGACGACCCTCCAGGACGCGGGCATCCACCAGAAGGTCCCGCTGACCCTCTGGTACACCACCGACCGCTACGGCTCCGAGACCGCCCTGATGTTCAAGGAGCTGAAGCGGCAGCTGGAGGGCTCCGGACTGTTCACCGTCGCGCTCGAGAGCCGCCCCTGGAAGAGCTATGTGGTCGGTTACCAGAAGGGCGAGTACCCGGTGTTCGGCCGCGGCTGGTCCCCGGACTTCCCCGACGCGGACAACTTCATCGCGCCCTTCACCGGCGAGCACAACGCGCTCGGCACGCCCTACCCGGCCAAGGACATCACCGACCGGCTGCTGCCGCACTCGCGGGCGCAGAGCGATCGCGCCAAGACCGTCGGCGACATGGAGCGGGCCCAGCGGATCATCGCGGGCGACGCCCAGCTGCTGCCGCTGTGGCAGGGGCGGCAGTACGTGGCGGCCAGCGACGACATATCCGGCGGCGAGCAGGCGCTCGACCCCTCGACGATCATGATGATGTGGATGCTGCACCGCAAAACCAGCTGGTGAGCGGTGGGGAGCGGACCTGCGGGGCCCGTTGTCAGTGGTCGCCTGTAGGTTCGGGATCCTGAAGTGACCGCACGCGGTAATTGATCGACATCGTGAGGACGTTGACGTGACCGACATCGCCATGCTGCCCGAGTCCTGGCGCGGGGTTCTGGGCGACGAACTGGAGAAGCCCTACTTCAAGGAGCTGACCGAGTTCGTCGAGGAGGAGCGGGCGAAGGGCCCCGTCTACCCGCCGCGCGAGGAGG is a genomic window of Streptomyces sp. WP-1 containing:
- a CDS encoding SDR family oxidoreductase encodes the protein MTSAELPPLSGKVALVTGASRGIGYGVAEALVARGDRVCITGRNEDALKEAVDKLGADRVIGVAGKAHDLDHQSEAVERTMEAFGRLDHLVNNAGTNPVFGPIADLDLNVARKVFETNVISALGFAQKTWHAWQKDNGGAIVNIASIAGLAPSPFIGAYGVSKAAMINLTQQLAHEFAPKVRVNAIAPAVVKTKFAQALYEGREEEAAASYPLGRLGVPSDIGGAAAFLTSAQSDWVTGQTLVVDGGLFLNAGV
- a CDS encoding ABC transporter substrate-binding protein, with amino-acid sequence MFNRNRFLRRVAAIASVSLVAGGCGLLSDGDSGKGGPIVVGTTSAPSTLDPAGAWDGSWELYRNIYQTLLAYPNGATTPQPDAARSCSFADSSSRTYRCTLRAGLKFADGDPLDAEAVKYSVDRIRAINAPAGPAGLLGSLDSVETSGDREVVFHLGKSDATFPFVLATPALSIVDPKDYPARALRTDPVADGSGPYKLQSYQEGRQAVLTGNGNYHGFARRQNDAVTIRYFQDSAGMVKALRDKQIDVTYRGLGADDILALQQQGNSDLQLVDGAGTDISYLVFDPKDPWAGRPAVRKAIAQLVDRGAIAHKVYKDTVDPLYSMVPKGLVGHTTAFFDEYGDPSTRKARTTLQDAGIHQKVPLTLWYTTDRYGSETALMFKELKRQLEGSGLFTVALESRPWKSYVVGYQKGEYPVFGRGWSPDFPDADNFIAPFTGEHNALGTPYPAKDITDRLLPHSRAQSDRAKTVGDMERAQRIIAGDAQLLPLWQGRQYVAASDDISGGEQALDPSTIMMMWMLHRKTSW
- the fabG gene encoding 3-oxoacyl-ACP reductase FabG, with protein sequence MSTTEQRVAVVTGAARGIGAATAVRLAAEGRAVAVIDLDEAACKDTVEKITAAGGKAIAVGADVSDEAQVEAAVARIVAELGAPTILVNNAGVLRDNLLFKMSVSDWDTVLNVHLRGSFLMTKAVQKHMVDAGFGRVVNLSSSSALGNRGQANYSAAKAGLQGFTKTLAIELGKFGITANAVAPGFIATEMTKATADRVGMGFDDFKKAAAGAIPVQRVGEPEDIANAIAFFTGEAAGFVSGQVLYVAGGPLD